The following proteins come from a genomic window of Sphaerisporangium rubeum:
- a CDS encoding chlorinating enzyme, with protein MDLETDAKTFAEQGYIGPFTLWEPEEMKAWWKEQRRALLDPAANARKVFDNPVNYDRHLDIPGLSKLISEPEIVRRMQALIGPDVLCWRTEFFPKNPGDSGTGWHQVETYAIGETSQGMLEATEHSPGNPMELTCWVAFTEAARENACMKVIPGSHRKWRYDEHAPMKWNGAARDNSFFGYNYDDIKIDKDWSPEQEDVRHLEMRAGQFFIFTARCIHGSNPNTSRRQRMGFAIRVVPTHVRVYGGMTEFDEFGHHFDLARHGCVLVAGEDRYGLNRVVRENAWGERFTTLERV; from the coding sequence GTGGATCTTGAGACAGACGCGAAGACCTTCGCCGAGCAGGGGTACATCGGGCCGTTCACGCTCTGGGAACCGGAGGAGATGAAGGCCTGGTGGAAGGAGCAGCGCCGAGCGCTGCTCGACCCCGCCGCGAACGCGCGCAAGGTCTTCGACAACCCCGTGAACTACGACAGGCACCTGGACATCCCCGGCCTGAGCAAGCTCATCAGCGAGCCGGAGATCGTCCGGCGGATGCAGGCCCTCATCGGCCCCGACGTCCTGTGCTGGCGCACCGAGTTCTTCCCCAAGAACCCCGGCGACTCCGGCACCGGCTGGCACCAGGTGGAGACGTACGCGATCGGCGAGACCAGCCAGGGGATGCTGGAGGCGACCGAGCACTCTCCCGGCAACCCGATGGAGCTGACCTGCTGGGTGGCCTTCACCGAGGCGGCCAGGGAGAACGCCTGCATGAAGGTCATCCCCGGCAGCCACCGCAAGTGGCGCTACGACGAGCACGCTCCGATGAAGTGGAACGGCGCGGCGCGCGACAACTCGTTCTTCGGCTACAACTACGACGACATCAAGATCGACAAGGACTGGAGCCCGGAACAGGAGGACGTCCGCCACCTGGAGATGCGCGCCGGCCAGTTCTTCATCTTCACCGCGCGCTGCATCCACGGCTCCAACCCCAACACCAGCCGGCGGCAGCGCATGGGCTTCGCCATCCGGGTGGTGCCCACCCACGTGCGGGTCTACGGCGGCATGACCGAGTTCGACGAGTTCGGTCACCACTTCGACCTCGCCAGGCACGGCTGCGTGCTCGTCGCCGGCGAGGACCGGTACGGGCTCAACCGGGTGGTGCGCGAGAACGCGTGGGGCGAGCGGTTCACCACTCTCGAAAGGGTGTGA
- a CDS encoding aspartyl/asparaginyl beta-hydroxylase domain-containing protein: MRTRYVKTIGLDEDRLAKDLEESESFQYSEAYSNYLIGGPWKSAMVWATGGDTGSGVLTNYAYDQRSTFTEYGSRLPYVQEIITNVADLGRLQFVRLAVFSDSVIVPHRDFLELSDVPEESRSAHRLHIPLVTHENCFFSEDNVVYRMRAGEIWYFDAARIHSVASLSSAPRIHLIFDFANRSGDGPLVNGEPEPEGENIPAGRRVDRPALPDDRRAALLRLADVLTMDSFREVFSIVIKTHFRWDGGENFAWDTMTELARACDDPAVLPHTMELLRYYTLDRSGSKE, encoded by the coding sequence ATGCGAACCCGCTATGTGAAGACCATCGGACTCGACGAGGACCGTCTGGCCAAGGACCTCGAGGAGAGCGAGTCGTTCCAGTACTCCGAGGCGTACAGCAACTACCTCATCGGCGGCCCGTGGAAGAGCGCCATGGTGTGGGCCACCGGCGGGGACACCGGCAGCGGTGTGCTCACCAACTACGCCTACGACCAGCGGTCCACGTTCACCGAGTACGGCAGCCGGCTGCCGTACGTCCAGGAGATCATCACCAACGTGGCCGACCTCGGCCGGCTGCAGTTCGTCCGGCTCGCCGTCTTCTCCGACAGTGTGATCGTCCCGCACCGCGACTTCCTCGAACTGTCCGACGTCCCCGAGGAGTCGCGGTCGGCGCACCGGCTGCACATCCCGCTCGTCACGCACGAGAACTGCTTCTTCAGCGAGGACAACGTCGTCTACCGGATGCGCGCCGGTGAGATCTGGTACTTCGACGCGGCCCGCATCCACTCGGTGGCGTCGCTGTCCAGCGCGCCGCGCATCCACCTCATCTTCGACTTCGCCAACCGCTCAGGCGACGGCCCCCTGGTCAACGGGGAGCCGGAGCCGGAAGGCGAGAACATCCCGGCCGGCCGCCGGGTGGACCGGCCCGCGCTGCCGGACGACCGGCGCGCGGCCCTGCTGCGGCTCGCGGACGTCCTCACCATGGACAGCTTCCGTGAGGTCTTCAGCATCGTGATCAAGACGCACTTCAGGTGGGACGGCGGCGAGAACTTCGCCTGGGACACCATGACCGAGCTCGCCAGAGCCTGTGACGACCCGGCCGTCCTGCCGCACACCATGGAGCTTCTGCGCTACTACACCCTGGATCGATCCGGAAGCAAGGAGTGA
- a CDS encoding TenA family transcriptional regulator, which produces MTTTLSFGDRLAGSPVHQNFQDHPFFAAVNNADLTKEQAAILIEQWWHPLHYFPTFLARCVATLPDIASKSAITRILNQEAGGGIVSQAHEVIYVDSMEKCGFDRDRVTGTEPYAETAALVEGYKNASDSRESALGFIFATETTDLLMVSSIGKAIERTTGITDNEWVNIHVQQEPDHVEEANNTLLDNFTAEQEDAVLSAANEMWRLWTAFFDRLVAESGVGAPAR; this is translated from the coding sequence ATGACCACGACGCTGTCGTTCGGCGACCGCCTGGCCGGGAGCCCGGTGCACCAGAACTTCCAGGACCACCCGTTCTTCGCCGCCGTGAACAACGCCGACCTGACCAAGGAGCAGGCGGCCATCCTCATCGAGCAGTGGTGGCACCCGCTGCACTACTTCCCGACGTTCCTCGCGCGCTGCGTGGCCACGCTGCCGGACATCGCCTCCAAGAGCGCGATCACCCGCATCCTCAACCAGGAGGCCGGCGGCGGCATCGTGTCCCAGGCGCACGAGGTCATCTACGTCGACTCGATGGAGAAGTGCGGCTTCGACCGTGACCGGGTCACCGGCACCGAGCCGTACGCCGAGACCGCGGCCCTCGTCGAGGGCTACAAGAACGCCTCCGACAGCAGGGAGAGCGCGCTCGGGTTCATCTTCGCCACCGAGACGACCGACCTGCTCATGGTGTCCAGCATCGGCAAGGCCATCGAGCGGACCACCGGCATCACCGACAACGAGTGGGTGAACATCCACGTCCAGCAGGAGCCGGACCACGTCGAGGAGGCCAACAACACGCTGCTCGACAACTTCACGGCCGAGCAGGAGGACGCGGTCCTGAGCGCGGCCAACGAGATGTGGCGGCTGTGGACGGCGTTCTTCGACCGTCTCGTCGCGGAGTCCGGCGTCGGCGCTCCGGCGAGGTGA
- a CDS encoding fatty acid desaturase — protein sequence MEDVRSTYLRFPSWTQPFWTWQTGKALPGQKPVIRHTWASYLAVTLLLFFAGLTVSTLAVALMFPLWYVALPAGWLLTVHGERLMVLVIAHQALHRRFSGRPRWDAFFGEVVTVLSVFHTFRDFKEEHFDNHHRREVFATRADPPVQFLIDLGFRPGLSRAALWRRAWVVFVSPVFYWKGFLGRIRSNLQGRGPRIAGFAVWVGWWLSLPFWLPNGLLALVLAFFVPVVLFAQLSALLDRLGEHEWLGPRDPASGHRFYTVANTAARYCGSPVPPPGAGPAALLRWTALTLGYHLPSRLLVVVGDLPNHDYHHRYPSTPEWTTAAYARQRDIDNGPEGPPYREVWGMGAAIDQMFRTLAGQGESRADALPSR from the coding sequence GTGGAAGACGTGCGGAGCACCTACCTGCGCTTCCCCTCCTGGACGCAACCCTTCTGGACGTGGCAGACCGGTAAGGCCCTGCCAGGCCAGAAGCCGGTCATCCGGCACACCTGGGCCTCCTACCTGGCGGTGACCCTGCTGCTGTTCTTCGCGGGCCTGACGGTCTCGACGCTCGCCGTGGCGCTCATGTTCCCCCTGTGGTACGTGGCGCTCCCGGCCGGCTGGCTGCTCACGGTCCACGGGGAACGGCTGATGGTGCTGGTCATCGCGCACCAGGCGCTGCACAGGCGTTTCTCCGGCCGGCCACGCTGGGACGCGTTCTTCGGCGAGGTCGTGACGGTGCTCTCCGTCTTCCACACCTTCCGCGACTTCAAAGAGGAGCACTTCGACAACCACCACAGGCGGGAGGTCTTCGCCACCAGGGCCGACCCGCCGGTGCAGTTCCTGATCGACCTCGGGTTCCGGCCCGGTCTCAGCCGTGCGGCCCTGTGGCGGCGCGCGTGGGTCGTGTTCGTCTCGCCGGTCTTCTACTGGAAGGGCTTCCTCGGCCGGATCAGGAGCAACCTCCAGGGTCGCGGCCCGAGGATCGCCGGGTTCGCGGTGTGGGTCGGCTGGTGGCTGTCGCTGCCGTTCTGGCTGCCGAACGGCCTGCTGGCCCTCGTGCTCGCGTTCTTCGTGCCGGTAGTGCTGTTCGCGCAGCTCAGCGCGTTGCTCGACCGGCTCGGGGAGCACGAGTGGCTCGGCCCGCGCGACCCGGCGTCCGGTCACCGCTTCTACACCGTGGCCAACACGGCGGCCAGGTACTGCGGGTCCCCGGTCCCGCCGCCAGGCGCGGGCCCCGCGGCGCTGCTGCGCTGGACCGCGCTCACGCTGGGCTACCACCTGCCGTCCCGGCTGCTCGTCGTGGTGGGTGACCTCCCGAACCACGACTACCACCACCGTTACCCGTCCACCCCCGAATGGACCACGGCCGCGTACGCGCGCCAGCGGGACATCGACAACGGACCGGAGGGGCCTCCCTACCGGGAGGTCTGGGGGATGGGTGCGGCGATCGACCAGATGTTCCGCACGCTGGCAGGCCAGGGGGAGAGTCGCGCGGATGCGCTTCCAAGTCGTTGA
- a CDS encoding PhzF family phenazine biosynthesis protein, translated as MRFQVVDTFADERFAGNPAAVVEVPGFPPDAVMQRTAHRIGLPTTAFVVPVAPARYRVRWFTPYKEINLCGHATIASARHLFLAPENTGQTRLTFVSDNGVLHAERDGALIAIDLPAAGLTVGEPPPGLLDALGTDAVVCAVSSDDVLVEVESAAAVAAVRPDFAALARQPFRGHIVTARGASGADFVSRTFFPSLGVDEDQVCVTAHCKLAPYWSPRLGRTRLKALQLSDRGGRLEVEDLGTRVRVLGTAIPREAGEVEAGDGVRKEALR; from the coding sequence ATGCGCTTCCAAGTCGTTGACACCTTCGCCGACGAACGGTTCGCCGGTAACCCGGCGGCCGTCGTCGAAGTGCCGGGATTCCCGCCGGACGCCGTGATGCAGCGCACCGCGCACCGCATCGGCCTCCCGACGACGGCGTTCGTGGTGCCGGTCGCACCCGCGCGGTACCGGGTGCGCTGGTTCACCCCGTACAAGGAGATCAACCTGTGCGGCCACGCGACGATAGCGAGCGCGCGTCACCTGTTCCTCGCGCCGGAGAACACCGGCCAGACCAGGCTCACCTTCGTGTCCGACAACGGCGTGCTGCACGCCGAGCGGGACGGCGCGCTGATCGCCATCGACCTCCCCGCGGCCGGGCTCACCGTCGGCGAACCGCCGCCGGGACTGCTCGACGCGCTCGGCACCGACGCCGTGGTGTGCGCCGTCTCCAGTGACGACGTCCTCGTCGAGGTCGAGTCCGCCGCCGCGGTCGCCGCCGTACGGCCGGACTTCGCGGCGCTCGCCAGGCAGCCGTTCCGCGGCCACATCGTCACCGCGCGCGGCGCGTCCGGCGCCGACTTCGTCTCCCGCACGTTCTTCCCCTCGCTCGGGGTGGACGAGGACCAGGTCTGTGTCACGGCGCACTGCAAGCTCGCGCCGTACTGGTCGCCGCGCCTCGGCCGTACCCGCCTGAAGGCGTTGCAGCTGTCCGACCGCGGCGGCCGGCTGGAGGTCGAGGACCTCGGCACCCGGGTCCGGGTGCTCGGCACGGCGATACCGCGCGAAGCCGGCGAGGTCGAGGCCGGGGACGGCGTCAGGAAGGAAGCGCTCCGATGA
- a CDS encoding cation:proton antiporter codes for MSASTVALLLLGLLVIVVTARLLGMLARRLGQPAVIGEIMAGILLGPTLFGGAISGTLFPTGVRPSLTLLADLGVCLFMFFIGLHLDHTLLRGQSRTASVVSFGAILLPFGLGVLLALHLAASRETGDRLAFVLFMGAAMAVTAFPVLARILTDNKLLDTPIGGLALACAAVGDVLAWALLAVVAALAGGGGHPWRVLFVVPFAAVLLGVVRPLLARLAARRRLSGPLTGVVLVAVAAGLLLSAQATTWMGLHAIFGAFLFGAALPRDGLPVLRERVLPWIERICAVLLLPVFFLVAGLKVDLSRLDVVAFGELALILLVAIGGKFGGAYIGGRVTGVRPRHSAVLGILMNTRGLTELIVLTVGLQLGVLTPDLYSLMIVMALVTTAMTGVLLRVVYPERRIVEDSAPRRRTSPEEAVP; via the coding sequence ATGAGCGCGAGCACCGTCGCGCTGCTGCTCCTCGGCCTGCTGGTCATCGTCGTGACGGCGCGGCTGCTCGGCATGCTCGCGCGGCGGCTCGGCCAGCCCGCCGTGATCGGCGAGATCATGGCCGGCATCCTGCTCGGGCCGACCCTGTTCGGCGGCGCGATCTCCGGGACGCTGTTCCCCACCGGCGTCCGGCCGTCGCTGACGTTGCTCGCCGACCTCGGCGTGTGCCTGTTCATGTTCTTCATCGGCCTGCACCTCGACCACACGTTGCTGCGCGGTCAGAGCCGCACGGCCTCGGTCGTGTCGTTCGGCGCGATCCTGCTGCCGTTCGGCCTCGGCGTGCTGCTCGCGCTCCACCTCGCCGCGAGCAGGGAGACCGGGGACCGGCTCGCCTTCGTGCTGTTCATGGGGGCCGCGATGGCGGTCACCGCGTTCCCCGTCCTCGCGCGCATCCTCACCGACAACAAGCTGCTCGACACCCCCATCGGCGGTCTGGCCCTGGCGTGCGCCGCCGTCGGCGACGTGCTCGCGTGGGCCCTGCTCGCCGTCGTGGCGGCGCTGGCCGGCGGCGGGGGACATCCGTGGCGGGTGCTGTTCGTGGTGCCGTTCGCCGCCGTGCTGCTCGGAGTGGTACGACCCCTGCTGGCCCGGCTCGCCGCGCGCCGCCGGCTGTCCGGACCGCTGACCGGCGTCGTGCTGGTCGCCGTGGCCGCCGGGTTGCTGCTGTCGGCGCAGGCGACGACCTGGATGGGCCTGCACGCGATCTTCGGTGCGTTCCTGTTCGGCGCCGCGTTGCCGCGTGACGGCCTTCCTGTGCTGCGTGAACGCGTGCTGCCGTGGATCGAGCGGATCTGCGCCGTCCTGCTGCTGCCGGTGTTCTTCCTGGTCGCCGGCCTCAAGGTCGACCTGTCCCGGCTGGACGTCGTCGCGTTCGGCGAACTGGCGCTGATCCTGCTCGTCGCGATCGGCGGCAAGTTCGGCGGCGCGTACATCGGCGGACGCGTCACCGGCGTGCGTCCGCGCCACTCGGCGGTCCTCGGCATCCTGATGAACACGCGCGGCCTCACCGAGCTGATCGTGCTCACCGTCGGCCTCCAGCTCGGCGTGCTGACCCCGGACCTGTACTCCCTGATGATCGTCATGGCGCTCGTCACGACCGCCATGACCGGCGTCCTGCTGCGCGTCGTCTACCCCGAACGCAGGATCGTCGAGGACAGCGCACCCCGTCGCCGTACGTCCCCGGAAGAGGCGGTGCCATGA
- a CDS encoding thioesterase II family protein — MRSRKSVWLQREPSEEAAARVFCVPHAGCGTGVFRDWPERQGAVEFIPVELPGRLSRFGERMPATFQELADDMIAGLTPHMDVPFAFFGHCWSALLAYEATARLQRAGGPEAAHLFVSSQLAPQDGPVGRMLGMDEAELAGELETMIRDQGGTPHPELVTVYLKVLRDDVEMSRRYVVPAPLRLTCPVTAIGWRDDDEVTPGQMTGWPACGDTTFELFDGRHNRFIEAPAELLRTLCAGMAGRGPSRLPVTSR, encoded by the coding sequence ATGAGGTCGCGCAAGAGCGTCTGGCTGCAACGCGAGCCGTCGGAGGAGGCCGCCGCCAGGGTGTTCTGCGTGCCGCACGCCGGCTGCGGCACCGGGGTGTTCCGCGACTGGCCCGAGCGGCAGGGTGCCGTCGAGTTCATCCCCGTGGAACTGCCGGGAAGGCTGAGCCGCTTCGGCGAGCGGATGCCGGCGACGTTCCAGGAACTCGCCGACGACATGATCGCCGGCCTGACCCCCCACATGGACGTGCCGTTCGCGTTCTTCGGCCACTGCTGGTCCGCGCTCCTCGCCTACGAGGCGACCGCGCGGCTCCAGCGCGCCGGCGGCCCCGAGGCGGCACACCTGTTCGTCTCGTCCCAGCTCGCGCCGCAGGACGGCCCCGTGGGACGCATGCTCGGCATGGACGAGGCGGAACTCGCCGGGGAACTGGAGACGATGATCCGCGACCAGGGGGGCACACCGCACCCCGAGCTCGTGACCGTCTACCTCAAGGTACTGCGCGACGACGTCGAGATGAGCCGCAGGTACGTCGTCCCCGCGCCGCTCCGGCTCACCTGTCCCGTCACCGCCATCGGCTGGCGCGACGACGACGAGGTCACCCCCGGCCAGATGACCGGCTGGCCGGCCTGCGGCGACACCACCTTCGAACTCTTCGACGGACGCCACAACCGCTTCATCGAAGCGCCGGCTGAGCTGCTGCGCACGCTGTGCGCCGGCATGGCGGGCCGGGGACCGTCCCGGCTTCCGGTGACATCACGTTGA
- the vioD gene encoding capreomycidine synthase, which yields MDIAIAKLEQWMRDYYHNVDHDIGSSGVRDLTIAELRGLCGFELSELDAMTCRDSESYGGSGLRAALADRWTGGDVDRVMVTHGSSEAIYLVMSLALQPGDELIVVDPAYQQLHGIAAARGCRLTRWPLDPAAGFAADLARLRELARSRPRMIVVNFPHNPTGRSITAGEQKELLAIAEEAGALLVWDHAFGELTYTADPLPLPTSSYDRCVAFGTLSKSYGLPGLRVGWCVAPPDLLARMALLRDYIALYVSPVLEFFAEQAVRNADKIVAVQREHASANLRLLSDWAGGLPELVRFSPPDGGVTAFVEFPGQPDVVASCRRLAEQHRVLLVPGACFGDAYGNHARLGFGGTTAGLTAGLSLLERVLREDAKGDR from the coding sequence GTGGACATTGCGATCGCCAAGCTCGAACAGTGGATGCGCGACTACTACCACAACGTCGACCACGACATCGGCAGCAGCGGCGTACGTGACCTGACCATCGCGGAGCTGCGCGGTCTGTGCGGATTCGAGCTGTCAGAACTCGACGCGATGACCTGCCGCGACAGCGAGAGCTACGGCGGCAGCGGCCTGCGCGCCGCGCTCGCCGACCGGTGGACCGGCGGCGACGTCGACCGCGTGATGGTCACCCACGGCTCCAGCGAGGCGATCTACCTGGTCATGAGCCTGGCGCTCCAGCCAGGCGACGAGCTGATCGTGGTGGACCCCGCCTACCAGCAGCTGCACGGCATCGCCGCCGCGCGCGGCTGCCGCCTCACCCGGTGGCCGCTGGACCCGGCGGCCGGCTTCGCCGCCGACCTCGCGCGCCTGCGGGAACTCGCGAGGTCCCGGCCCCGCATGATCGTGGTGAACTTCCCGCACAACCCCACCGGCCGGTCCATCACCGCCGGGGAACAGAAGGAACTCCTCGCCATCGCCGAGGAGGCCGGGGCCCTGCTGGTGTGGGACCACGCGTTCGGTGAGCTCACCTACACCGCCGACCCCCTGCCGCTGCCGACCTCGTCCTACGACAGGTGCGTCGCGTTCGGCACACTCTCCAAGAGCTACGGCCTCCCGGGCCTCCGGGTCGGCTGGTGCGTCGCACCCCCTGACCTGCTGGCCCGCATGGCGCTGCTGCGCGACTACATCGCGCTGTACGTCTCACCGGTGCTGGAGTTCTTCGCCGAACAGGCGGTGCGCAACGCCGACAAGATCGTCGCGGTGCAGCGCGAGCACGCGAGCGCCAACCTGCGGCTGCTGAGCGACTGGGCCGGTGGACTGCCGGAACTCGTGCGGTTCAGCCCGCCGGACGGCGGCGTGACCGCGTTCGTCGAGTTCCCCGGCCAGCCGGACGTGGTCGCGTCCTGCCGCCGCCTCGCCGAACAGCACCGTGTCCTGCTCGTCCCCGGAGCGTGCTTCGGCGACGCCTACGGCAACCACGCGCGGCTCGGCTTCGGCGGCACGACCGCCGGCCTGACGGCCGGGCTCTCACTACTGGAACGGGTACTGCGCGAAGACGCGAAGGGTGACCGATGA